TCGTCATTGTTTTGCCTTGAACTAATCCGGCAGACACCAGCAACCATGGCCCGTGGCATATTACCGCCACCGGTTTATTCTTTGCGTCGATCGCCCTGATGAATTTCTGAGCTTCCGGTACAACCCGCAGTGCATCCGCATTCAGGGCGCCTCCGGGTAATAATACAGCATCGAAATCATCGGGATCGGCCTGGCCCAAGACCATGTCTACTCTGAACTCATCTGCTTTCACATCATGATTGACGCCCTGTACGACGCCCGAATGGGGGGCCAGAATCTTTGTCGTGGCTCCAGCTTCTTCCAAAGCAGCTTTCGGACTTGTCAATTCAACCTGCTCAAATCCGTCCGTAACGAGAATGGCTACTTTCAAACCATCTAATCGTCTGTATTCGTCAGCCATTTTTATTTCCTCTTGAGAAACATTGAAGCGTGCCATGAAAAGACACGCCTTACTTACTAAGACATATTTTTCCTCAGAAGTTCTCGGAGCTGCGTTGGCGCACAGACTGATTGTCAAAAATTCTGACGTTTATCTCATGATCCAATTCAAGATATCAGTGGAGATCGGCGTTCCTGAAGGTCCATCATTTATTATCTTTAAGATGTGCCGGCACGGAGGCCGGCACCCACCAATACCCCTATCCTCAATCGGAAGCTAATTTTGGTAATTGTTACAAAGGCATCGGGCAGACTAGGTCGTGGAGCAACAAGGCAGGTGCCGTCCTGACTGCGCAGGTCAGTGGCACCCTCTGTATCCAGGATCGACGGCGGTTTTGGGTGCCACGGACCTGCCCCTGCAGGTCCGTGCTGTCGCCTCAACGAGTTCTCAAGATTCCGAGCGGATGCGGAAGAACCTTCGTTTTCCGATCTGGACTATCTGTTCTTTAGACCCGACCGGGATCTCCTGTGCAGCATCGGAAACCTTGTTGCCATCGATCTTCACGCCACCCTGATTAATCAACCTCCTGGCTTCGGAGCCTGATACGGATGCAAGAGAAGCTATCAGATCCACCGCTATCACCTTATCCGCGGAAATGGATCTCAGTGGTATCTCGTCGGGGACCTCTTTGCGTTGAACCACTTTCTGGAAGTGCTCTTCAGCTTCAGATGCGGCCGCGGGGTTATGGTATTCAGCCACAATACTGCGTGCAAGCGCCTTCTTGATGTTCATCGGATGGAATGGATCGTTCGATTCCTGGTGCTTTTCTATTTCTTCGAGCGCGGCAGCGAACTTGGCCACTTCCGAGGGGTCCACATCCGTCAGTAGAGTAAAGTACTTCACGACAAGATTGTCCTGGATGGACATGGTCTTGCCGAACATGTCCTCAGGAGTATCGTCCACTGCAATGTAGTTCCTCTCGGTTTTGCTCATCTTCTTGGACCCGTCGAGTCCCTCGATGAGCGGAGTCATAATTACGATCTGCGGCGGCTGATTGTGCTGGATCTGCAGATCGCGGCCGGCAAGGAGGTTAAATTTCTGGTCGGTTCCTCCCAATTCCACATGGCATTTGAGCGCAACAGAATCGTACCCCTGCATGAGAGGATAGAGGAATTCCGTGATGCTGATGGGATTTCCTTCCTTGTACCGCTTCTCGAAATCATTGCGTTCCAGCATGCGTGCGACAGTGGATCTGTAGGCCAGATCAAGGCAATCGGCAAACGACATGGGATCGAACCATTCGCCGTTGCTGCGAAGCTCGGTCTTGCTCTCGTCCAGTATTTTGAAGACCTGCTGCCTGAAGCTCTTTGCATGCTCCCAGACTTGTTCTTTGGTCAGCCTGACCCGCGCCTCACTCCGTGCCGTGGGATCGCCAATGCGGGCTGTGAAATCACCTACAAGAAATATTGCCGTATGACCCAGATCTTGAAAATGTTTCAATTTTCGTATGGTGACCATGTGCCCCAGATGGATGTCCGATGCAGTGGGATCGACCCCGAGTTTAATTCGCAATGGCGTGTTGTTCTCGATACTCCACTTGATACGCTGTCGCATCTCCTCTTCATGGATAATTTCTTCCACGCCTCTCATAATCTTTGCCATTTGAGTGTCAACATCCGGGAACGCCATTTCATCACCTTTCGTGCTGTCGGATTCTCTCGATAAAGGACTGCATAGTAATAGATCGGGTCCGCATTTTCAATTAAAAGTCAATGAAACCCACAAAGTATGTCGCTCTACACCGAGAGTCGGCCGAGCTTTGCTACAAAGCATGTACCTTCATCAGTTTCATTACCTGAATAATGGAAAATGTTCCCAATGAAAGCGACATTTCACTCGCTGGAGTTTCATCGCAGTATATTTTTCTTTAATCTCAGCGAAATAAGAAGAAACGAAAGATCACTTGGAATATTTCATCATATTTACTTGATTTATATTGACAAAACACCCAATTACATATTAGACTTCAACTGGAAGAAATTGCCCGAACCGCACGCCTTCGTGTTACGGTTCGGAAACGATAATCAGCCCGTAGCCCTAATGAGGAGGGCGTCCAATGGTAAAATTCTTCTTAATAGTGCTTTCCGGTCTCGCTTTAATGGGGTGCGGAAGCTCCGATCTCGAGCAAGCGCGAATCGAAGATCAGAAGGTCATCTCCGATCTCAAAGCCAAGCTCGCTGATGCGCAAAGCGCAATGGAAGTCCGTCAGAATGAAATTGACCGTTTGACACGCCAGATGCAGGACGTAACCAGTAAAAATAATGAGCTGCAGAACCTTTTGAAGACAAGAATCGAACAGAAGACCGCAAAACCCGAACCGCCGGGACGTGTCGAACTTCTTGGCGCAAAAGCCCTGGCGGAGTACAAAGCCGAACAGTTGAGCCGCAGAGTGGAGAAGCTCACCACCGACCTTGACCAGAGAGAACGGGAACTGGCAGAGATTAACCAGAAGACGAAGAACCAGGGAGCGGAAGTCGAACAATTGCGACAGACGGTCGCGGAACTGCAGAAAACCGATGCGAATCGCACGGCCGAACTGCAGGGCAGGATTGAATCCATCACCAAACAGTTAAAAGAACGGTCCGACGCAGCAGAACAATTCAGGCAACAGTTGAACGAGAGAACCGAACTGCTCAATGCACTCAAGAATGCTGTCGCGGATGCAGGCAAATTGAAAACCACTGCCGAATCGGAAAACGCCACGCTAAGGCAAGCGCTTGAGGAGACGAAAAAACAATTGGAGGCGGCTAATGCTGCTACTGAAGAAGCTCGTCAGGAAGCCGTGAAGTTCCATGCGTACGGAGAGCAGATTTATACTCAATCGGGCCAATGGAAGCAATATGCCGAACAGATGAAGCAGGAGGCCGAACGCCTTAACAGCGAACTTCAGGCAGCGACAACGGAGATTACTCAATTACAGGAACAGGTTCAGACCCTCCAGGCGGAAATTCAAAAGCCTTCAACCGTGGAGCGCCTTCTTCAACCTCCCGATGTTCCAGGAGAGCAACAGACGCAAAGTCTCAACTAATATTAGACGTCCTTCAAGCTATAAGAATTTGAGGTACTTTGCAAACATTCCCGGTATTCTCTGTCTGTTCAGAGTATATTCTTCTCCAAAAACGATTATTTCAGACGAATGCGCAACTGGATGCGGTGTAGGCTTGGCTTTACACAATAATTCCCTTTCTGTGTAAGAATACAGGCCGATATACGGACGATACATGAGTAAGAATCCGGCCCAAAACGTAAGACCTCGTTGGAAGAAATTCTTGCGTGCTTTGGCTGTGATATTCCTGATCACCATTCCGATAATAATTGTTGGAGCGGCAGCTCTCCTATTCGTCTATGAATTTGGTCTGGGACCATTCAGATGTCTCCCCTCGGATGAGACTTTGATCAGACATTTCCAGAAACATCGAGCCGATTTCGAACTACTCGTGCAGATCTACCGGGAAGATCCGGACCTGCCTAACAATTTCGGCATGGTATCAAAACCGACTCCGGAAATTTCAGCAATCATGAATCGAATTAATGTGAGAGATCTCCGAAGTGACTGGACGATATGGCTACCACCGGATCCATATTCGGAAGAAGCCAAAAGTGAGACGAAGGCACGAAAACTCATTCAAAAAGTTCACAGAGGTGAGGCTGAAGGACGCAGATTTAGCGGTGTGTCGATGACCTACGACCACGGACCGGTCAGAAGGTTTGATAAATATCTTTCAGAAGTGTTCAAAGGCTATTATTATACTCCTTTTCCTCCGAGGGTTGAGAATGGTTTGCTCAAAAAGCCGGATGGAGCTGAGCCGGTCTTCCACCATTTGAACACGTATCCACCAAGGCTCATATTGGGCGACTGCGTTTATCGGCAGTTTGCCCCACAATGGTTCATCAAACTGTGTCAATAATTTGTGGTGACAATCTGAATAAGGGACATTGGTTTTCCTTGACAAAAGAGGACTTAATCTAACCTATTCAAATATCCAAAGCTGCTTTCCAAAGGCCTTGTGACCTACAGACGCGTTTTTCATTTGCTAATCTGTACGAGTAGGCCATAGTCCCAGTTCTTCCAGGAAATAGAGAGAAGGTATTTCACCTCCGTGCAGATATCTGATGAAGCCGGCAAGCGCTGCGGCTAGTTCATCCAGCCCCTTTTTATGGAGCCTCAACCGCTTTGCGGCTTCACCTTCCAGCTTCAAACCCTGACGAATGACCGCGAGCGTTCCGGGACTTAAAGTTACTACTCCCGGCACTCCCGGAGGCAAGCACTCGCGATGGCATATCCCTCCGAGCGCTGAAGAAAATGCTGCTTCCTGGCCGGTACTGAAGGTCTTGCCGCAAACCGTGCAGGAATCGAAACGCGGCGAAAAGCCGACGAACCCGAGCAATCGTATCGTATCGAGCATGATACTCAAGAAACCCGGCGCAACATTGTCTTTTTCCAGTTGCTCAAGAATGTCGTGGAGAAAATCGAAAAGATTCTGGTCCGGAGAGTCTTCCGGGAGGAACATCGAGGCTAATTCAAGGAAATAGGAGGCCCAAGCGACTTTGGTGATGTCCGAACGTATGCCGAGATGACCGTGGAGAACCTGGGCTTCATCGATCCAGACCAGGTCATCTCGTTTTCTCTGCCGAAGCGTGAGATCGACCAGCGAAAACGGCTCTAGGTGTCCTCCAAAACGAATGCGACTCTTCTTGGAATTTTTCGCTATTCCTCTGAGCCAGCCAAGCTCGCGACTGAAGAAAATCACCAGTTCGTCTGCTTCGCCGCGGTCCTGTTTCTTGAGAATTAATGATTGCACCACGTATCGCCGCCGTAAGCCTGTCCCAGGCCAATGCGCGTCCAAAGCAGTAAGATTTAGGGAACCTTTTTGTGAAAAAGGTTCCCCAAACCCCTCCAAAAACTTTTAACACTGGCCGAACTCATCGTTTTGTCTATCGACAAGACGATGAGTTCGGCGAATGCTAGAAGTTCTTGGGAAGGGGTTCGGGGAAACACTTCTTACAAGAAGGGTTTCTCCGATTTTACTTCCTTGAATGCGAATAGATATCAGAATAGTTGTGCTCCTCCGAAGACCCTGTGTGTTTTCACCCATTCCTTCTGGAATTCCACCTCTGATTTTACCGATCCCGAAGATTCGGAAGCAATCTTCTCCAGAGCTTCCAAAGCTTGTTTCTGCATGGCGCGGTTCTGCAGAATGACAATTCCTCCTGCAGCTTTGGTAGCCGCTTCGTTAGCCGGGGCTCCTTTAATGCCGAGGATCGCCAAGGTGCTAATGCCGAGAGGTCGGAACACATGATCCTTGGGTCTACTTGCAGCGTACATCGCCGCGGAAAGGGCCTTGTAGTCAACCATGTCGTCAAGGCAACTCAAAGCGGTCTGAAGCAAATCGAGGCGACGACCGGCCAGTTGGACGAATGCCAAAGTTTTCTCCCGGTCGGCAGTCCGTTCTTGTACACGCGCCAGTTCTTCGGCTGCCCGTTTCTGAATACCGATCCCCCAGATCAGAAACCGTGCCCCACCCGGTTCATTGAGTATTTGTCGGCCGAAAGTGATGAGCCGTTTGTAAATGCTTTCGGCCACACGTGAGTTTCCTTGTTTTTCCGCTGCCTTGGCGCGCTCGATTGCCGCTTGGGCATACTCAGCGAACATTTCCCAGGGCATCGACGGGCGTTTATCGTCAGGCCCTGCCTTGAAGTCAGGCTGATAATGCTTGAGCAGATTGGCATGTTCTACGTTGACCGCTTTCAAAAACATCTGGACACCTTCGGCTTTGGGATCGATGCCCTTAGAACTGCGTTCCTTCGGATAGAGTCGTTCGAGTTCCCTGTATGCTTCCAGGGCTTTTCCCGAAGCCGGACGGCCCATGATCTCCTTGTCTTCCTCACCCGGCATTCCAATAGTGTTCATGACTTCGAGTGCAGTCTTGAACCGCAATTCTGCCTCGTTCTGTTCCGGAGTGGGGTACGGTTTTGTCCACTGCACAACATGCTCCATCGAGATCGGGCGTTCCAACCACCATGCTCCGTCCTCTGCGATCCAGAGGAGTACCATGCGGAATTCCGGGCGATTGGGATACGCAGGGCCCAGGTTCGGTCCAGTGAAGGTCATGGTACACTGGAATCGCTCAGTTGTACCGTCCTCGGATTTGATCCTCGCGTCCACACGGGAATTCGTGAGAGTCAGGACGTCGCTCCTGTACCGCTTGAGGAATTCCTGAACATCCTCTAATTTGATATCTTTTTCCGAGACTATCTCCGGATACGTCATGCTCAACACAGCAGCCGCGTCCTGTGCTTTAAACGCAGTGATGAATTTTTTCATGGCTATCTCGGGTTCTTCGGAAGAAGACAAAAATGACAAGACCCCTAGAAATCCCAGTATAGCCACACAAGGGTAATTGCGACCGAACAGTTTGACGAGCATGGTATTCTCCGGCTCCAAATAGAACACAGATCTCGGCGTCCTATCGCCAAAGCGCGTTGTCTGTTTACCTGTTTACATGAACTAATTCAAGGGGAACTTCGTTCGGGCGGAGAGTCAGACCAATATGCTTTCAAAGCAGTAACATCCGGGAACCTCTTCTGTAATTGTTAAAAAGGTTCTCGAACCCTCTTTGAATGCAAATCCGCATCAAACCGGAGTTAAGATCCGGAACTCTCATTGATTGGCAAGGGGCCACTCCAATTCTCTTCTGATAAGGCTGTTTCCAGGTCTTGATGAAAGGTTGCCATGGGGCGCTGTATGAATGAGTGAAGCAGCACGATAGCGGAGACGGCTAAGATCAATGCAGTGCTCTTCAAGAATATCTGTTTCCAGGAAATTTTGAAAAAGGCTATTTCGCCCAAAATGATTATCAGGGGCATAGTAACAGCATTTTCCTTGCTTAATACTGCACATACAAAAAGAACAAACGCGCCAATGTATCCAATAACCGGCCGAACCAACATTCCCGAACGCGATCGGAGTACAAAAGGAGAGATGAAAAATAGAAAAAACAGGCAAGAAGAGCCGCGCGTTGCCAAATATACAACGTTACCAGGTCCGGAGAGGATGCACCAAGAAGAAAAGGCCGCAAAGACAGGAAGTTAAGTAAATTTCCCATTCCGCAGCATGTAGAGCTGCAATCTTTAGCAAAAGAGCAATTAAGTACACCAGTACAGTGGAAGTTGCTGCCAACAGAAATAAGTTGACCATGCGAAAAGAAGACAGATCCCAACCGAAGAGTGATAATTCAAGAGGGAGAAAGACAGCGTTTCTGTACCCTACAGCAGACCGTCTTCTTCGAGAAGCTTGATGAGAGGCACGGTAATGCGACGTTTTAGCTGTAAGGATTTTCGATCCAGGATATCGACTATTCTCTCGAGCTCTTTAATGTTTCGCGATTTCCGCGTCACGAGATATCCTGCTACTTCTCTCGGGATACGAACATTCTTATCCCGCGCCATTTTATCCAGGATAAGCATGCGGACGGGATCCTCTGGTGGGGTCAGTTCCAGGACCAATCCCGACAGAATGCGCGATCTGAGGTGCGGATCGTCAGGCGAGAAATGGGCAGGGGACTCGCATGAGGCTATCAACAATGCAGCGCCCATACGTGTCAATTTGTTGAAGATCACGAGGAGAAGCGAACCAAGCTCGCGGTCGATGCGAGGAACATCGTCTACTGCGAGAGCAACGAGAGAATCCATGAGGTCGGGTCGAGCGGCCAGTTCCTCGAGTTCTTCAAACCGCGGCTCGGCCTTTTGTGGTATAATGATTCGTGCATGCGTTCCAGGAGCGGATTTTTGTTCCCATTCCGTGATAAACGCGTGCAACAAATGAGTCTTTCCCGTTCCCGGCGGCCCGAACAAAAAAATGTGGGGCAAAACACCGTCCGGAGAGAATAGGAGTGACCTGAGCGCAGTAACAGCACCCTCGTTCCCTTCATGAACGATGAGATTATCGAAGGTGTACCGGGGTGGCGTGGATAGCGGAAGGACAAGCTGCATCATGAAGCTCATTGTAGACCGGGAAGTCTTAATGATCAATGATGAATACTGCAACAAAGACTTGACAGGAACGGGTCTGTTGATTAATAAATAAGTATTGGAATATTTTTTTCTGATATTCATCCCTCCAGGAGCACATTCCATCCGAGGAAAAAATCACCGAACGCTGGGGTAATGCGCCATATCTGTAAAGAAGCGCGTACCTCGCCCTAGAGACTGCAGGCATTATTCCAAACCCAAGATTTATGCCCCCGCTGAAAGAAATGAGCCAGGAGAGCCCATATGGACGTTGCAGAGTTGAAAGAAAAAAAGGTTAGCGAACTTCTTTCTATAGCCAATTCGCTGGATGTAGAAGGCGCAAGCAGTATGCGCAAACAGGAGCTGATCTTCGCCATCCTTCAGGCCCACCAGCAGACCGAAAAGGAAGCTCCTATCAGGGGTGAAGGAGTGCTCGAAACGCTGCCCGATGGATTCGGTTTCTTGCGAGCACCTGATTACAATTATTTGCCCGGGCCTGATGACATCTATGTTTCGCCCAGCCAGATACGGCGGTTCAACATGAGAACCGGGGACACCATCGCGGGTTATATCCGTCCTCCCAAAGATACGGAGCGTTACTTTGCCCTGTTGAAGGTGGAGGCGATCAATACCGAGGATCCTGAAAAGATCAGGGATAAGGTCCTGTTCGACAACCTCACCCCGCTCTATCCGAACGACAGGTTGAAACTGGAAACCAGCCCCACAAATTACTCCATGAGGGTCATGGATCTTCTGACTCCCATCGGCAAAGGGCAGCGCGGGCTCATCGTTTCGCCACCGAAGGCCGGAAAGACCGTTTTGCTCCAGCAAATAGCCAACAGCCTGACCAGAAATCATCCGGAAGTCTATCTCATCGTGCTGCTCATTGACGAGCGTCCTGAAGAAGTCACCGACATGCAGCGGTCGGTCCGAGGAGAGGTCATCTCCTCAACCTTCGACGAACCGGCTCAACGTCACGTGCAAGTTGCCGATATGGTCATAGAGAAGGCAAAAAGGCTTGTAGAACACAAACGGGATGTTGTCATTCTCCTGGACAGCATCACCCGATTGGCGAGGGCTCACAACACCGTGGTCCCCCCGAGCGGAAAGATTCTCTCGGGTGGTGTCGATTCAAATGCGCTTCACAGGCCCAAACGCTTCTTCGGGGCAGCGAGAAATATCGAAGAAGGCGGAAGTCTGACGATCATTGCAACGGCTCTCATTGACACCGGCAGTAAAATGGACGAGGTTATTTACGAGGAGTTCAAAGGCACTGGTAACATGGAA
The sequence above is a segment of the Desulfomonile tiedjei DSM 6799 genome. Coding sequences within it:
- a CDS encoding type 1 glutamine amidotransferase domain-containing protein yields the protein MADEYRRLDGLKVAILVTDGFEQVELTSPKAALEEAGATTKILAPHSGVVQGVNHDVKADEFRVDMVLGQADPDDFDAVLLPGGALNADALRVVPEAQKFIRAIDAKNKPVAVICHGPWLLVSAGLVQGKTMTSYHTIRDDIRNAGANWVDNELVRDENWVSSRSPKDLPAFNKGMIGLFSEFRKGGFGAATRARPSAERPEYVS
- the tyrS gene encoding tyrosine--tRNA ligase; protein product: MAFPDVDTQMAKIMRGVEEIIHEEEMRQRIKWSIENNTPLRIKLGVDPTASDIHLGHMVTIRKLKHFQDLGHTAIFLVGDFTARIGDPTARSEARVRLTKEQVWEHAKSFRQQVFKILDESKTELRSNGEWFDPMSFADCLDLAYRSTVARMLERNDFEKRYKEGNPISITEFLYPLMQGYDSVALKCHVELGGTDQKFNLLAGRDLQIQHNQPPQIVIMTPLIEGLDGSKKMSKTERNYIAVDDTPEDMFGKTMSIQDNLVVKYFTLLTDVDPSEVAKFAAALEEIEKHQESNDPFHPMNIKKALARSIVAEYHNPAAASEAEEHFQKVVQRKEVPDEIPLRSISADKVIAVDLIASLASVSGSEARRLINQGGVKIDGNKVSDAAQEIPVGSKEQIVQIGKRRFFRIRSES
- the recO gene encoding DNA repair protein RecO, which codes for MVQSLILKKQDRGEADELVIFFSRELGWLRGIAKNSKKSRIRFGGHLEPFSLVDLTLRQRKRDDLVWIDEAQVLHGHLGIRSDITKVAWASYFLELASMFLPEDSPDQNLFDFLHDILEQLEKDNVAPGFLSIMLDTIRLLGFVGFSPRFDSCTVCGKTFSTGQEAAFSSALGGICHRECLPPGVPGVVTLSPGTLAVIRQGLKLEGEAAKRLRLHKKGLDELAAALAGFIRYLHGGEIPSLYFLEELGLWPTRTD
- a CDS encoding DnaA/Hda family protein, with the translated sequence MMQLVLPLSTPPRYTFDNLIVHEGNEGAVTALRSLLFSPDGVLPHIFLFGPPGTGKTHLLHAFITEWEQKSAPGTHARIIIPQKAEPRFEELEELAARPDLMDSLVALAVDDVPRIDRELGSLLLVIFNKLTRMGAALLIASCESPAHFSPDDPHLRSRILSGLVLELTPPEDPVRMLILDKMARDKNVRIPREVAGYLVTRKSRNIKELERIVDILDRKSLQLKRRITVPLIKLLEEDGLL
- the rho gene encoding transcription termination factor Rho is translated as MDVAELKEKKVSELLSIANSLDVEGASSMRKQELIFAILQAHQQTEKEAPIRGEGVLETLPDGFGFLRAPDYNYLPGPDDIYVSPSQIRRFNMRTGDTIAGYIRPPKDTERYFALLKVEAINTEDPEKIRDKVLFDNLTPLYPNDRLKLETSPTNYSMRVMDLLTPIGKGQRGLIVSPPKAGKTVLLQQIANSLTRNHPEVYLIVLLIDERPEEVTDMQRSVRGEVISSTFDEPAQRHVQVADMVIEKAKRLVEHKRDVVILLDSITRLARAHNTVVPPSGKILSGGVDSNALHRPKRFFGAARNIEEGGSLTIIATALIDTGSKMDEVIYEEFKGTGNMEIHLDRRLLERRIFPCIDINRSGTRKEELLLSQQDLQRIWLLRKLLADMNSVDAMEFLLDKIVQTDSNREFLEVMNK